The Neobacillus sp. PS3-34 genome has a window encoding:
- a CDS encoding AraC family transcriptional regulator, with protein MTTNIFFSGYSYHTQGFHSQHKSGFPAYLFRLQTEGKCAVVAKGKNFSLEKGDLLLLKPGDQYELLVKERQISGDYHLSCDGTWVDEWWKRSAKPTVSRIDLDEKLMALWRHISIEKRRPASSENEELTGYLLQALCLSLERSVNETVPSFNRPYAVTRMMRYIEEHATAALRVEDVASHAGLSVSRSVHLFKSSVGITMMEYAQEIRLSAAIERMKYTTMTLELIAENCGFGTYPYFHRVFKKKYGVSPGAYRRLDLE; from the coding sequence ATGACGACGAATATTTTCTTTAGTGGCTATTCCTATCACACCCAAGGATTTCATTCCCAGCATAAATCAGGATTCCCGGCGTATCTTTTCCGTCTGCAAACAGAAGGCAAATGCGCTGTAGTGGCCAAGGGAAAAAATTTCAGTCTCGAAAAAGGAGACCTTCTCTTACTTAAACCAGGGGATCAGTATGAACTACTGGTCAAAGAGAGGCAAATTAGCGGGGATTATCACTTATCTTGCGATGGCACCTGGGTTGACGAATGGTGGAAACGATCTGCCAAGCCGACTGTTTCTCGAATCGACCTAGATGAAAAGCTCATGGCACTATGGCGCCATATTAGCATCGAAAAACGGCGTCCAGCTTCCAGTGAAAACGAAGAACTCACTGGCTATCTGCTGCAGGCGCTTTGTTTATCGCTGGAACGGTCCGTCAACGAAACAGTCCCCTCCTTTAATCGCCCGTATGCGGTGACACGGATGATGCGATATATCGAAGAACATGCTACAGCAGCATTAAGAGTGGAAGACGTTGCAAGCCATGCCGGTCTCAGTGTCTCCCGGTCCGTCCACCTTTTTAAGAGCAGTGTCGGAATAACGATGATGGAATACGCACAGGAAATTCGCCTTTCTGCTGCAATCGAGCGTATGAAATACACGACCATGACACTCGAGCTGATTGCTGAAAACTGTGGCTTCGGTACATATCCTTATTTTCATCGTGTATTTA